A single region of the Mercenaria mercenaria strain notata chromosome 6, MADL_Memer_1, whole genome shotgun sequence genome encodes:
- the LOC123526260 gene encoding uncharacterized protein LOC123526260, translating into MSDTELDTRERGRVSQNIASEAPPGFRKEIVEELKGYFNSKFTELKRDFKEDSEWAAENVRKKVRTDNSLSFKNVSNRKQYLFNADIADLLDSAQKAINLRNASKATDFLEEAKSKIKHRNKLIRIADSSSAGWLTIQEYEQNEVASDSDDDKKIRRAEERAKAKLEKSKKFESDNSSAGNSNQSFRSYRRELQRNTVAGQQKTVGSRDIVCYACGGVGHFATGCAAHLGMSSVERPLESGTSRRSAVPILDNTSAKPETKEK; encoded by the exons ATGTCGGATACTGAGCTCGATACAAGGGAACGTGGGCGAGTTTCACAAAATATAGCTTCGGAAGCACCTCCTGGGTTTAGAAAGGAAATCGTGGAAGAACTCAAAGGATATTTTAACTCCAAGTTCACAGAATTGAAGCGAGACTTCAAAGAAGATTCCGAATGGGCAGCAGAAAACGTACGAAAAAAGGTACGAACTGATAATTCATTATCTTTCAAAAACGTTTCAAATAGAAAGCAGTATCTTTTTAATGCTGATATAGCAGATTTATTAGACTCGGCTCAGAAAGCTATTAATCTTAGAAACGCCAGTAAGGCCACTGATTTCTTGGAGGAAGCCAAAAGTAAGATAAAGCATAGGAATAAACTTATCCGTATAGCAGATTCTTCATCGGCAGGCTGGTTAACTATACAGGAATATGAGCAGAACGAAGTCGCTAGCGACTCTGATGACGATAAAAAGATTCGTAGAGCCGAGGAGAGGGCCAAGGCAAAGTTGGAAAAGTCTAAAAAGTTTGAGTCTGATAATAGCTCAGCTGGTAATAGTAACCAG TCTTTTCGTAGCTATCGGAGAGAACTACAAAGAAATACAGTGGCGGGACAACAGAAAACCGTTGGCAGTCGAGACATCGTTTGTTACGCATGCGGAGGAGTGGGTCACTTCGCAACCGGCTGCGCCGCCCATCTCGGGATGTCCAGTGTCGAGCGACCCTTGGAGTCTGGAACCTCAAGAAGGTCGGCAGTCCCCATCCTGGACAATACCAGTGCCAAGCCAgagacaaaagaaaaatga